The proteins below come from a single Aptenodytes patagonicus chromosome 20, bAptPat1.pri.cur, whole genome shotgun sequence genomic window:
- the SPOP gene encoding speckle-type POZ protein, whose protein sequence is MSRVPSPPPPAEMSSGPVAESWCYTQIKVVKFSYMWTINNFSFCREEMGEVIKSSTFSSGANDKLKWCLRVNPKGLDEESKDYLSLYLLLVSCPKSEVRAKFKFSILNAKGEETKAMESQRAYRFVQGKDWGFKKFIRRDFLLDEANGLLPDDKLTLFCEVSVVQDSVNISGQNTMNMVKVPECRLADELGGLWENSRFTDCCLCVAGQEFQAHKAILAARSPVFSAMFEHEMEESKKNRVEINDVEPEVFKEMMCFIYTGKAPNLDKMADDLLAAADKYALERLKVMCEDALCSNLSVENAAEILILADLHSADQLKTQAVDFINYHASDVMETSGWKSMVVSHPHLVAEAYRSLASAQCPFLGPPRKRLKQS, encoded by the exons ATGTCAAGGGTGCCgagtcctcctcctccggcagaAATGTCGAGTGGACCTGTAGCAGAGAGCTGGTGCTACACTCAG ATCAAGGTGGTGAAGTTTTCCTACATGTGGACCATAAACAATTTCAGCTTCTGCCGAGAAGAAATGGGTGAGGTCATCAAAAGCTCAACCTTTTCATCTGGAGCCAATGATAAACTCAAATG GTGTTTACGTGTGAACCCTAAAGGCTTGGATGAAGAAAGTAAAGATTATCTATCCCTCTATCTGTTGCTGGTGAGCTGTCCAAAAAGTGAAGTTCGAGCAAAGTTCAAATTCTCCATCCTGAATgctaaaggagaagaaacaaaagcaatgg AGAGCCAGCGAGCATATCGATTTGTACAAGGCAAGGACTGGGGATTCAAAAAATTTATTAGGAGAGACTTTCTTTTGGATGAAGCCAATGGACTTCTTCCAGATGACAAACTCACTCTCTTCTGTGAG gTGAGTGTGGTACAGGACTCTGTCAATATCTCCGGCCAGAACACTATGAACATGGTGAAGGTACCAGAGTGCCGCTTGGCAGATGAGTTGGGAGGACTCTGGGAGAATTCACGCTTCACGGACTGCTGTCTGTGCGTTGCAGGCCAGGAGTTCCAGGCTCACAAAGCCATACTAGCAG CACGTTCCCCAGTTTTCAGCGCCATGTTTGAGCATGAGATGGAAGAGAGTAAAAAG AATCGGGTTGAAATCAATGATGTGGAGCCTGAAGTTTTTAAGGAAATGATGTGCTTTATTTACACGGGGAAGGCACCAAATCTTGACAAAATGGCTGATGACTTGCTGGCAGCTGCTGACAAG TATGCTCTGGAACGTCTGAAGGTGATGTGTGAGGATGCACTGTGCAGTAACCTGTCTGTGGAAAATGCAGCTGAGATCCTCATTCTAGCTGACCTACATAGTGCTGATCAACTGAAAACTCAAGCAGTGGACTTCATTAACTA TCATGCTTCTGACGTCATGGAGACATCAGGCTGGAAGTCTATGGTAGTATCGCATCCCCATTTGGTGGCTGAGGCATACCGCTCTTTGGCCTCTGCACAGTGTCCCTTTCTGGGACCCCCACGTAAGCGACTGAAGCAATCCTAA